A window of Acropora muricata isolate sample 2 chromosome 6, ASM3666990v1, whole genome shotgun sequence genomic DNA:
TTTTCTGGCTTGCTGGATTCCTGTCTTCAATTTAATACTCGTATAAATTTCCCGCTGTGAGAGGCCATAGTGACATCCGATTGTTAAAAATATTAGCCCCAGCAGGACGATTAGATAATTTGTTATAGAGTCTTTTCCTTTCTGTCGACAGAATCCAAACGATACGAAAAATTCCATTTATTTATCCATCTATATCTTTAAAATGACAACAGCCATTCCGAAATAGTCGATTATTCTTTAACAGACTTAAGAATGCCTTTGGTAAAATAGGTAAGGCAATGAAAGGTCGTCAATCTAGCCCACAGGCTCCTATAGCTCTAAATGAAGGCAGCACTACTCACTGATAAAAACACTATACAGTGAATAAATGTATTGGTTTAGATAGCGCGTATTTATCGAGATAATGCATGATCTCGTGTTTGAATGACTCAGATCAGGACGATCGGGAGAAAAGTTACAGTATGCTGGTTGACAGCATATAGTCGCAATGGGCGGCAAGTGTTGGGATAAAGCGTTGATTTTCTCTCAttgtttagtttctttttaattaaattgTTCGTGACAACATCATAATTGTCACTTGCATACAAGGAAACGCCTTCTACACTAAAATACATTATTCAGTGAAAAATGAACTACGAGTTACGCAATGCAAATTGTTCCCGTATTGGTGTCCCAATACTACTCCAAAGGAATTTCAATGTTCACGAAAACATGTTCATTTTTTCCGTTCAAACGGGCGTTGTCACCGGGTGTAGGAGCTTGGCACTAGCTCAGTTCTAAATACCGAAAAAAGGTATCTACAAAAAACGAGGAATTCTTTTAACTTCAAGACAGAACATTTTGAAACTTGACCTGAATACAATAAGCGTGAATAAAGAAAgtgaaatgttttcaaaattcCAGTTAAAACTTAATGAAAAATGCACCGCACTCATTctgataaaaaaacaacacgAGGGACTGAATGTAACAGCAGCCATTTTCGATTGATTACTCCCAATTCAGAATGTTATTAATTGCTTGTTTTAAAAGCTACCTTACTTAATGGCAGCAAGATTTCTCAATGCTTTGTCTAAAAATGGACTTCTGTTTCTCCGCATGATGAAGACAATCGGTGCTTAATTTCCTTAATACGCAAGAACAAACGCAGACACGCAATTTTCATCGAGCGAGATCAAGTTGTTTTGATAATTTAAAAGTGACAATTTCTTACTCAGTTCAGTTTGTGATTACAAAGTTATACATTGTTGCCCGAATAGACCCTTTGTATTTGAAGAAATATCCCAAAACTTCAGAAAGTGAAGAGTGCCATAATTTTTGGCCGTTCACTTCATGTATGTGGAGTTCACGTTGCAAGTGGTTGCTCCTTCTCTGTCGTCATTGACACTGGCAAATTATCATGGACAAAGTCATTGCTTACAAGTTTCCCGGTTGGTTCTTTAGGTCATGGAGTAATGTCTTCCGTACCTGGTAAGTGGAGCTTTGTCTTTCGACGTAAGCGCAACGAAAAATCCATATTCACCCGCAGATGGAGAAAGGGATGTTGATGACATGGAACCAGTGGACGAGGAACCCATACTTTGACGTTTTCGACGCATTTTTTCCAAATTTCGTACCCCGGGAAAATCAGCGGAGAGACGGATTAACTTCGGTCGGCTGTAACTAAACTTGGAGGGATCTCTCTTTCCAGAAGAATTAAACGCCGATGATGTTTCTGATGCATCATCGCTGCCAGGATCGTAACCGAGGGAGCTCCGATCATCATTGGTGTATTCTGGAGTGGGAGGATCGATCCACAGTTCCCGAAGGCGGCTCGTTAATTCGTCATTACTTCGGACGGACTCCGAATAATTTTGATGCATGGTGGGGAGTGTAGCGGACGATAGTCTGTCATCGTCGTTATCGTCTGCGAAAATATCCTCTTCATGAGCAAATGCTGGAGGAGCTGATTTCGGGCGTTCGGCATTCTTCCCTGCTTCGTAAACGATCGGATTATAGAGGGCACTTATTTGGGGTCGATGATGGGGAATGCCGTTGCGCTCCATGTCGACCTTCCATCCACCAATATGAGAACGAGGCGCATTGGGATCGAAATAAGGGTTGTATTGAGAGACATACATCTCTTTCAGTGTGCCGTCATTTGGCGAGAACGCACGATCATCCATAAGACGAGGGATTTCCGCCCGCACGTCTTCGCGGCGTACTGCATCCACTGTTTCCTCAACAACTTCTGGGATTGGCTTCATTTTGACACGATACAAATCTGGAATGGACAGCGAACGCTTACTTTGGCCAAGATTGCCAGAAGTGCCGCACATTCTAAGTTCGATACGGTCTGGCAACGGTGCTTTGGAGGCTATGAAATAATTGCCCTCGGAGACCACAGAAATGTACTTTTTGCAGGCTGATTTCGGTCCATTCATTGTGCGAACTTCTTCCCTGTTTGGGGAGAAGTAGTCTCCTTTTCCTTTCTGGCGAAGATACGATTGTTGAAAATCTTTGCTCTCAGAATATGCTCGCATATTACCAATCCTGGTGAgaaaaacgagaaagaaaaaatgtaagTCCTACATAAAAAGTAAGTGGATGATTTAGATTAAGTCTCTCTTTTGTTTGAAGGGATAACTGCTCATCGGCAAATCGGACAGCAAACTTCACAAACTTTCACCCACGCCGCTCAACAATTCTTCAACGCTTTCATAAGCTATTTCAAACTATTAAGAAATGCTTTGAACCTTTCCTGTTCCGATGTAGGCTTGCGAGAGTGAACTCATAGAAGAAAAATATAGTTTGATCAAGCTTTTGAAACACTATAGTGATGTGCATTTATATGTTCCAGTGCTCAGCACTTGCCACGTTTAACTTATCATGTTCTCTCTCGGCATAGGTAGCTTCATAACCATACAACAGTAAGTTTCTTTGAGATATAAACAAGATGGAAATTTCACTATCCTTACACTCTTTCGCAAACAGTTATAGCGCGTGGGTGGTTTGACGCCCAAGACTTCGTTAAAGCTTTGAGACGTTAAGAAAAAGGCTTCCGCTTATTAGATTAAGTAACTTCCACAAATAATGACCGCTTCAAAGGTCACAATTACACAGATGGCTTCAAGTTCTAACATAATTTGGGAGATCATGAAGCCTactcaacttttttttttctctagctTAACAAACTAAGCAAAGACATAAACTGCGATAGAATTGTGTGATTTATTTAAAAagccataataattataagttAAGGTGAATTTCCAGACGGGCAACAAACGTGAACAGAACA
This region includes:
- the LOC136919956 gene encoding uncharacterized protein isoform X2, coding for MRAYSESKDFQQSYLRQKGKGDYFSPNREEVRTMNGPKSACKKYISVVSEGNYFIASKAPLPDRIELRMCGTSGNLGQSKRSLSIPDLYRVKMKPIPEVVEETVDAVRREDVRAEIPRLMDDRAFSPNDGTLKEMYVSQYNPYFDPNAPRSHIGGWKVDMERNGIPHHRPQISALYNPIVYEAGKNAERPKSAPPAFAHEEDIFADDNDDDRLSSATLPTMHQNYSESVRSNDELTSRLRELWIDPPTPEYTNDDRSSLGYDPGSDDASETSSAFNSSGKRDPSKFSYSRPKLIRLSADFPGVRNLEKMRRKRQSMGSSSTGSMSSTSLSPSAGEYGFFVALTSKDKAPLTRYGRHYSMT
- the LOC136919956 gene encoding uncharacterized protein isoform X1, producing the protein MMDFYSKENADKSRIGNMRAYSESKDFQQSYLRQKGKGDYFSPNREEVRTMNGPKSACKKYISVVSEGNYFIASKAPLPDRIELRMCGTSGNLGQSKRSLSIPDLYRVKMKPIPEVVEETVDAVRREDVRAEIPRLMDDRAFSPNDGTLKEMYVSQYNPYFDPNAPRSHIGGWKVDMERNGIPHHRPQISALYNPIVYEAGKNAERPKSAPPAFAHEEDIFADDNDDDRLSSATLPTMHQNYSESVRSNDELTSRLRELWIDPPTPEYTNDDRSSLGYDPGSDDASETSSAFNSSGKRDPSKFSYSRPKLIRLSADFPGVRNLEKMRRKRQSMGSSSTGSMSSTSLSPSAGEYGFFVALTSKDKAPLTRYGRHYSMT